The following are encoded in a window of Torulaspora globosa chromosome 4, complete sequence genomic DNA:
- the GDI1 gene encoding Gdi1p (ancestral locus Anc_8.175), translated as MDQESMDTDYDVIVLGTGITECILSGLLSVDGKKVLHIDKQDHYGGESASVTLSQLYEKFKQNPISKEDREARFGRDRDWNVDLIPKFLMSNGELTNILVHTDVTRYVDFKQVSGSYVFKQGKIYKVPANEMEAISSPLMGIFEKRRMKKFLEWISSYKEDDLGTHQGLDLDKNTMDEVYYKFGLGNSTKEFIGHSMALWTNDDYLNQPARPSFERILLYCQSVARYGKSPYLYPLYGLGELPQGFARLSAIYGGTYMLDNPIDKVLYTEDGKFKGVETKLGTFNAPLVIADPTYFPEKCKSTGHRVIRAICVLNHPVAGTGNADSLQIIIPQSQVARKNDIYIAVVSDAHNVCSKGHYLAIISTIIETDKPHIELEPAFKLLAPIEEKFMGIAELFEPKEDGSKDNIYLSRSYDSSSHFESMTDDVKDIYFRVTGHPLVLKSRETDQKE; from the coding sequence ATGGATCAAGAATCAATGGACACCGACTATGACGTGATCGTATTGGGCACCGGTATTACTGAATGTATCTTGTCGGGGCTTCTTTCTGTAGATGGGAAGAAAGTTCTGCACATCGATAAGCAGGATCACTACGGTGGAGAGAGTGCCTCTGTGACATTGTCTCAGCTGTACGAGAAGTTCAAGCAAAACCCTATCTCCAAGGAGGACAGAGAGGCAAGGTTCGGAAGGGATAGGGATTGGAATGTAGATTTGATTCCCAAGTTTTTGATGTCCAATGGAGAGTTGACCAACATCTTGGTTCACACGGATGTGACAAGGTACGTCGACTTTAAGCAAGTCTCTGGGTCGTACGTGTTCAAGCAGGGCAAGATTTACAAAGTTCCTGCCAACGAGATGGAGGCCATTTCATCTCCTCTGATGGgaatcttcgagaagagaaggatgaagaaatttttgGAGTGGATCAGCTCGTATAAGGAAGATGACTTGGGGACGCACCAGGGCCTTGATCTCGACAAAAATACGATGGATGAGGTGTACTATAAGTTTGGTCTGGGGAACTCGACGAAGGAGTTCATTGGACACTCAATGGCGCTTTGGACCAACGATGATTATTTGAATCAGCCAGCTAGGCCTTCGTTTGAGAGAATCCTGTTATACTGTCAGAGTGTGGCGCGCTACGGTAAGTCCCCCTATCTCTATCCGCTTTACGGACTTGGTGAGCTGCCACAGGGGTTCGCACGACTTTCCGCCATTTACGGCGGTACTTACATGTTAGATAACCCGATCGACAAAGTACTATACACAGAAGATGGGAAGTTTAAAGGTGTAGAAACCAAATTGGGAACATTTAATGCTCCTTTAGTCATCGCAGACCCAACATACTTCCCTGAAAAATGCAAGTCCACGGGCCATAGAGTCATAAGAGCAATCTGCGTGTTGAATCACCCAGTCGCCGGGACCGGGAACGCAGATTCCCTGCAGATCATCATTCCTCAAAGCCAGGTGGCAAGAAAAAATGACATTTACATCGCAGTCGTGTCCGACGCGCACAACGTCTGCTCCAAAGGCCACTATTTGGCTATTATCTCCACAATCATTGAAACAGACAAACCTCACATCGAGCTGGAACCTGCGTTCAAGCTGTTAGCCCCAATCGAGGAGAAATTCATGGGCATTGCTGAGCTCTTTGAGCCCAAGGAAGATGGCTCAAAGGATAATATCTACCTATCAAGATCTTACGATTCCTCTTCTCACTTCGAGTCGATGACTGATGATGTCAAGGATATCTACTTCAGGGTCACCGGCCATCCACTGGTATTGAAAAGCAGAGAAACTGATCAAAAGGAGTGA
- the LSM2 gene encoding Sm-like protein LSM2 (ancestral locus Anc_8.174) — MLFFSFFKTLVDQEVTVELKNDIELKGTLKSVDQYLNLKLDNISCSNESKYPHLSSVRNIFIRGSTVRYVYLNKSMVDTNLLQDAARREAMTEKK; from the exons ATGCTTTTTttctcattcttcaagacattGGTTGACCAAGAAGTCACCGTTGAA ctgaaaaatgataTTGAGCTAAAAGGTACCTTGAAGTCAGTGGATCAATATTTGAACCTGAAACTAGACAACATATCCTGTTCGAATGAGAGCAAATACCCGCATCTGAGCTCGGTAAggaatatcttcatcagaggCTCGACGGTAAGGTACGTTTACCTGAATAAGAGCATGGTCGACACCAATCTGCTACAGGATGCGGCAAGAAGGGAGGCAATGACCGAGAAGAAATGA
- a CDS encoding uncharacterized protein (ancestral locus Anc_8.173), producing the protein MTTKDCGDDIRRLSEAMDVLAKLVLEQRKEGGSLQLEYQRKIDALDKLINMILRLPKKDGELGDWEVDKMHLAGMLRDGIEIIERPDKKRACNRKYALVPVIERSSTVGKPLAKKKKNKIACSFCSEIGHTRAKCPKRIVYVSQRDS; encoded by the coding sequence ATGACCACTAAGGATTGTGGCGATGATATTAGGAGGTTATCCGAAGCGATGGATGTGTTAGCCAAGCTGGTTTTGGAGCAACGGAAGGAAGGTGGGTCTTTACAACTTGAATACCAACGGAAGATTGACGCGCTCGATAAACTCATTAACATGATTCTACGACtgccaaagaaagatggtGAACTCGGCGATTGGGAGGTGGATAAAATGCATTTGGCAGGCATGCTGCGAGATGGTATCGAGATTATAGAGAGACCAGATAAGAAGCGAGCTTGCAATAGGAAATATGCCCTCGTACCGGTGATAGAGCGATCCAGTACTGTGGGAAAACCTcttgcgaagaagaagaaaaacaagatAGCTTGCTCTTTTTGCAGTGAAATTGGTCACACTAGGGCCAAGTGTCCGAAGAGAATAGTCTATGTTTCCCAGCGAGACTCTTGA
- the RRN10 gene encoding Rrn10p (ancestral locus Anc_8.172) has translation MDRTIYEACNDLIVEFGTHPISADEVLAEKVDHVVPVVFKSREELAADSERDRAEGLFEGDLVPRIDLRVLHYFATQCIVQKYPHLVRCFDETSMITLGLLVEKWIRDYLVSKAPEGGSANWTLGEGPSQSVSKAVNYRDFPSNI, from the coding sequence ATGGATCGAACCATCTACGAGGCTTGTAATGACTTAATTGTGGAGTTTGGGACGCATCCTATAAGTGCTGACGAAGTTCTGGCTGAGAAGGTAGATCATGTAGTGCCTGTGGTGTTTAAAAGCAGGGAGGAGTTAGCCGCAGATTCAGAGCGGGATCGGGCTGAAGGGCTGTTCGAGGGTGATTTAGTACCGCGGATTGATCTGCGAGTTCTACATTACTTTGCTACGCAATGTATTGTGCAGAAATACCCCCATTTGGTTCGATGCTTTGACGAAACCAGTATGATTACGTTAGGGTTGCTGGTAGAGAAATGGATCAGGGATTACCTTGTTTCAAAAGCGCCGGAGGGGGGCTCTGCGAACTGGACTTTGGGAGAAGGACCGTCTCAAAGTGTGTCGAAGGCAGTCAATTATCGTGATTTCCCTTCGAAcatttag
- the NCL1 gene encoding tRNA (cytosine-C5-)-methyltransferase (ancestral locus Anc_8.171), translating into MPKLPAMALCRKKRYASAKSVVYTWVEQDTLLFTAWCSMGKRNNFKKGGKKTFGARDDSRAQKNWSELVKENEKWEKYYKTLALFPEDQWDEFKTVCQSPLPLTFRITGSRKHAQEILQMFKERHLPNLTNVEFEGEILKPPMELPWYPNHLAWQIDVPKTVIRKNEQFAKTQRFLVIENAVGNISRQEAVSMIPPIVLEVQPQHSVLDMCAAPGSKTAQMIEALHTDADEPTGFVVANDADSKRSHMLVHQLKRLNSANLMVVNHDAQFFPRIKATSQDETNKNNILKFDRILCDVPCSGDGTMRKNVNVWRDWTPQGALGLHTVQLNILNRGLHLLKCKGRLVYSTCSMNPIENEAVVAEALRRWGDKIRLVNCDDKLSGLIRSKGISQWPVIDRSMTEKQRNDEGVMSSWFPPTEEEAAKFQLENCIRVYPHQQNTGGFFITVFEKIADDSDSSKRLIAENQGVEEPEAKKIKTADSNVTAPPVKKERLPRDANEEPFVFVDPQHESLQKCWTFYGIDDKFDKDSCLVRNATGEPSRVVYTVCSALKNIIQANDDRLKIIYSGVKLFVAQRSDIECSWRIQSEALPIMKHHMTSDRIVSAKLDLLKLLLVESFPSFSDIESKGVDNEFVEQMRNLSSGCAFIEINRDNDGKENLFLPVWKGTRCVNLMVCKEVTHELLYRIFNIETTAKTISKDNVTKKEESPTIEGANATTDKEGND; encoded by the coding sequence ATGCCAAAGTTACCGGCGATGGCACTCTGTAGAAAGAAGCGATACGCATCAGCGAAATCAGTGGTTTATACATGGGTCGAGCAGGATACGCTGTTGTTCACTGCTTGGTGCTCAATGGGTAAGAGAAATAATTTTAAGAAGGGTGGTAAGAAGACCTTTGGGGCTCGTGATGACTCGAGGGCGCAGAAGAACTGGTCCGAACTGGTAAAAGAGAATGAAAAATGGGAAAAATACTACAAAACCCTTGCTCTGTTTCCCGAAGATCAGTGGGATGAATTTAAAACTGTTTGCCAAAGTCCATTGCCTCTAACTTTCAGAATTACGGGCTCCCGAAAACATGCCCAAGAGATCCTGCAGATGTTCAAAGAGAGGCACTTGCCAAACTTGACCAATGTTGAGTTTGAGGGTgaaatcttgaagcctCCTATGGAGTTGCCTTGGTATCCAAACCATTTGGCTTGGCAGATTGATGTGCCTAAGACAGTTATCAGAAAGAACGAACAATTCGCCAAGACACAAAGATTTTTGGTAATTGAGAACGCTGTGGGTAACATTTCAAGACAAGAGGCAGTTTCCATGATACCTCCCATTGTTCTGGAAGTTCAGCCTCAGCATTCTGTACTCGATATGTGTGCCGCCCCAGGTTCCAAAACTGCTCAAATGATCGAGGCCTTGCACACTGACGCTGATGAGCCCACTGGGTTTGTGGTTGCTAACGATGCAGATTCCAAGAGATCCCATATGCTTGTCCATcagttgaagagattgaacaGCGCAAATTTGATGGTGGTTAACCACGATGCGCAATTTTTCCCTAGAATCAAGGCCACTAGTCAAGATGAGACGAATAAGAACAAtattttgaaatttgacAGGATCCTTTGTGATGTCCCATGCTCTGGTGACGGTACAATGAGAAAGAATGTCAACGTTTGGAGAGATTGGACTCCACAGGGTGCCTTGGGCTTGCATACGGTGCAATTGAATATTCTAAACAGAGGGCTACATTTGCTAAAGTGCAAGGGTAGATTGGTTTACTCCACTTGCTCCATGAACCCAATTGAGAATGAAGCAGTCGTGGCAGAGGCCTTGAGAAGATGGGGTGACAAGATTAGACTTGTGAATTGCGATGACAAGCTATCTGGACTAATTAGGTCAAAGGGTATTTCTCAATGGCCTGTTATCGATAGAAGCATGACCGAGAAACAGAGAAATGATGAAGGTGTTATGAGCAGTTGGTTCCCAccaacagaagaagaggcgGCCAAATTTCAACTCGAAAACTGTATTAGAGTTTATCCACACCAACAAAATACCGGTGGCTTTTTCATTACAGTGTTTGAGAAAATTGCTGACGATTCTGATTCTTCTAAGAGATTAATTGCGGAGAACCAAGGCGTCGAGGAGCCAGAAGCTAAGAAAATAAAAACAGCTGACTCTAACGTTACTGCACCCCCTGTGAAAAAGGAGAGGCTACCTCGTGACGCCAATGAAGAGCCTTTCGTTTTCGTTGATCCTCAGCATGAAAGCTTACAGAAATGCTGGACGTTCTACGGTATTGACGATAAATTTGACAAAGATTCATGTCTTGTGCGTAACGCTACGGGTGAACCATCGAGAGTTGTTTATACTGTTTGTTCTGCTCTGAAGAATATCATTCAAGCAAACGATGATAGATTAAAGATAATCTACTCAGGTGTGAAATTGTTTGTCGCCCAAAGAAGCGACATTGAGTGTTCTTGGAGAATTCAAAGTGAAGCTCTACCAATCATGAAACATCACATGACATCTGATAGAATTGTGAGTGCTAAGTTGGACCTTCTAAAGTTGTTACTGGTCGAGTCATTTCCTAGTTTCAGCGATATTGAGTCTAAGGGTGTAGATAATGAGTTTGTGGAGCagatgagaaatttgaGCTCCGGTTGTGCATTCATTGAAATCAATAGAGATAATGATGGTAAAGAAAATCTATTTCTACCTGTTTGGAAGGGTACTAGATGTGTTAATTTGATGGTTTGCAAAGAAGTTACCCATGAGCTCCTATACAGAATTTTCAATATCGAAACGACAGCTAAGACTATCTCAAAGGATAACGTGACTAAAAAGGAAGAGTCCCCCACTATCGAGGGCGCCAATGCCACGACCGACAAGGAAGGTAACGATTGA
- the MCM2 gene encoding MCM DNA helicase complex subunit MCM2 (ancestral locus Anc_8.170) — translation MSESRRRRREQDDDSGSDDELPPSSPQHGFSRRMNPVSSPFGSPGDDEMENPEGADDEIQDDPDLEELEEQMNEVDLMGDDMYADYGSDPNKDKYDAAGIDDNEHEELSLSERRRIDAQLNQRDRILRNAAYMDDDEGEGGGDDRLDELGLPIQRRRRRRRYEKGTHSDDDLLSDMDIDPLTEELTLESLSNVKANSYSEWITQPNVSRTIARELKSFLLEYTDDTGRSVYGARIRVLGEMNSESLEVNYRHLAESKATLALFLARCPSEMLKIFDLVAMEATELHYPDYARIHSEIHVRISDFPTIHSLRELRECNLNSLVRVTGVVTRRTGVFPQLKYVKFNCLKCGSVLGPFFQDSNDEIKISFCTNCKSKGPFNVNGEKTVYRNYQRLTLQEAPGTVPAGRLPRHREVILLADLVDISKPGEEVEVTGIYKNNYDGNLNAKNGFPVFATIIEANSIKRREGNSANGEEEGLDVFSWTEEEEREFRKMSRDRGIIDKVISSMAPSIYGHKDIKTAVACSLFSGVPKNVNGKHAIRGDINVLLLGDPGTAKSQILKYVEKTAHRAVFATGQGASAVGLTASVRKDPITREWTLEGGALVLADKGVCLIDEFDKMNDQDRTSIHEAMEQQSISISKAGIVTTLQARCSIIAAANPNGGRYNSTLPLAQNISLTEPILSRFDILCVVRDLVDEEADERLAAFVVDSHVRSHPDSGLDDDEKEDKRGNNEAEDDDMDEESARMSARQRRLDRQRKKEEEVSPISQELLIKYIHYARTKIHPKLHQMDMNKVSRVYADLRRESISTGSFPITVRHLESILRIAESFAKMRLSEFVSSWDLDRAIKVVVDSFVDAQKISVRRQLQRSFAIYTLGHQRNS, via the coding sequence ATGTCAGAAAGTaggagaagaagacgtGAACAGGACGATGATTCCGGTTCTGACGATGAGCTACCACCTTCGTCACCTCAGCATGGGTTCAGCAGACGGATGAACCCAGTATCGTCACCGTTTGGCTCTCCTggtgatgatgagatggagAATCCCGAAGGTGCGGACGATGAGATACAAGATGACCCAGATCTCGaggagcttgaagaacagatgAACGAAGTTGATCTTATGGGAGATGACATGTACGCGGATTATGGTTCAGATCCTAACAAGGATAAGTACGACGCAGCCGGTATCGACGATAATGAGCATGAGGAGCTCTCTCTGTCCGAGCGTCGTAGAATCGATGCGCAACTCAATCAGAGGGATAGAATCCTGAGGAATGCGGCTTACAtggacgatgatgaaggcGAGGGCGGTGGTGACGACCGGTTGGACGAACTGGGTCTGCCTATTCAAAGACGCCGGCGTAGAAGGCGGTACGAGAAGGGTACGCATAGTGACGATGATTTACTGAGCGACATGGACATCGACCCGCTTACTGAAGAACTAACGCTGGAGTCTCTGAGCAACGTCAAAGCAAACAGCTATTCCGAGTGGATCACTCAGCCGAATGTCTCCAGAACTATAGCAAGAGAACTGAAATCATTTCTGCTTGAATACACGGATGATACCGGCCGGTCAGTGTACGGTGCTCGCATCAGAGTTTTAGGTGAAATGAACTCAGAGTCTTTGGAGGTCAACTATAGACATCTTGCCGAGTCGAAAGCAACCCTCGCACTTTTCCTGGCAAGATGTCCCAGCGAAATGCTGAAAATATTCGATTTAGTGGCCATGGAGGCAACGGAACTCCATTATCCAGATTACGCCCGTATACATTCAGAGATTCATGTCAGAATATCAGACTTCCCAACTATCCATAGCTTAAGAGAGCTGCGTGAATGTAATCTTAACTCACTGGTGCGCGTCACTGGTGTCGTCACCAGGAGGACTGGTGTGTTTCCTCAATTGAAATATGTCAAATTTAACTGTTTGAAGTGCGGTTCAGTGCTAGGCCCTTTTTTCCAAGACTCTAACGATGAGATTAAGATTTCGTTCTGTACCAACTGTAAATCGAAAGGTCCTTTTAATGTGAACGGCGAGAAGACCGTTTATCGTAATTATCAGAGACTTACTCTGCAGGAGGCACCAGGTACCGTTCCCGCGGGACGACTGCCAAGACATAGAGAAGTAATATTACTAGCGGACTTGGTCGACATCTCCAAGCCAGGTGAGGAAGTTGAAGTTACCGGAATATACAAGAATAATTATGACGGTAATTTGAACGCCAAGAATGGTTTTCCGGTGTTTGCCACTATCATTGAAGCGAATTccatcaagagaagagaaggaaacaGTGCCAATGGTGAAGAGGAGGGACTGGATGTTTTCAGTTGGACAGAGGAGGAGGAGCGTGAGTTCCGGAAGATGTCTAGAGATCGTGGAATAATAGATAAGGTTATATCCTCGATGGCACCTTCGATCTATGGCCATAAAGATATCAAAACAGCGGTAGCCTGTTCGCTGTTCAGCGGAGTGCCGAAAAATGTTAACGGTAAGCATGCCATTCGTGGTGATATTAACGTTCTACTGCTTGGTGACCCTGGTACTGCTAAATCACAAATCTTGAAGTACGTCGAGAAGACGGCGCACAGAGCAGTTTTTGCCACTGGCCAAGGCGCCTCTGCTGTCGGTCTGACTGCATCTGTTAGAAAGGATCCAATCACCAGGGAGTGGACATTGGAAGGCGGTGCATTGGTCTTGGCAGACAAAGGCGTCTGTCTaatcgatgagtttgatAAAATGAATGATCAGGATCGTACATCTATCCATGAAGCGATGGAACAACAAAGTATATCTATTTCGAAAGCAGGTATTGTGACTACTTTACAGGCCCGGTGCTCTATTATAGCTGCAGCAAATCCAAACGGTGGTCGATATAACTCCACTCTTCCGTTGGCCCAAAACATTTCCCTAACGGAACCAATTCTGTCCAGATTTGATATCCTATGTGTTGTCAGGGACTTAGttgatgaggaagcagaCGAGCGACTGGCGGCTTTCGTCGTTGACTCGCATGTTAGGTCGCACCCAGACAGCGGGttggatgacgatgagaaagaagataAGAGGGGAAATAATGAGGCTGAAGACGACGATatggatgaagaatctGCTCGGATGTCTGCCAGACAAAGACGCTTAGATCggcaaaggaagaaggaagaagaggtctctccaatttctcaagaacTACTGATAAAGTACATTCACTATGCGAGAACTAAAATTCACCCAAAACTGCATCAAATGGACATGAATAAAGTCAGTCGAGTCTATGCCGATCTGAGAAGGGAGAGCATCTCAACGGGTTCTTTTCCTATCACAGTCCGTCATTTGGAATCGATTTTAAGAATAGCAGAGTCTTTCGCAAAGATGAGACTCTCTGAATTTGTTTCTTCATGGGATTTGGATAGAGCAATTAAAGTTGTGGTTGATTCATTTGTGGATGCCCAGAAGATTAGTGTACGCCgtcaattgcaaagatcgTTTGCTATATATACTCTGGGCCATCAAAGAAACTCGTGA
- a CDS encoding uncharacterized protein (ancestral locus Anc_8.169), with product MSDISATEYLSRQQELEDEARKLMPWDPRSCTYEKGALRQQVFACRTHGNIGICYSCSIQCHTSCDIVELFTKRNFTCDCGTERDKPKSENQQTNEFRCQLRKNREPDVASLQNVYGHNFHGLFCSCNEEYDPDSSAVMLQCVLGAECNEDWYHDYCIVGKGKEKQGAKRKADEETLADGMPPLDSFDAFICWKCVSKYDYYFQKLMSHSLAEEVIAHRIQRGSLEEKDLSRSDKKRPIDDVTDGSIDYSLTLKHGYSKQLAKIKETLDKKTDKLYKFLDDLVPFLVNDDPVYEEPEDTATGADDMVSLLLQSSVQREQAVAGISAFNSLKTRLSEYLRPFAESGRVVSGEDINNFFEGNEKK from the coding sequence ATGTCAGATATAAGTGCCACTGAATACCTCTCCCGCCAGCAggagctcgaagatgagGCTCGGAAGCTGATGCCCTGGGATCCCAGATCGTGCACCTACGAGAAAGGTGCTCTACGCCAACAGGTCTTCGCCTGTCGAACCCATGGGAACATTGGAATATGCTACTCATGCTCCATTCAATGCCACACCAGCTGCGATATAGTAGAGCTATTCACCAAGAGGAATTTTACATGCGATTGTGGGACAGAGAGAGACAAGCCCAAAAGTGAGAACCAACAAACGAATGAGTTCAGGTGTCAGCTACGTAAGAATAGAGAACCGGATGTCGCATCCTTGCAGAACGTTTACGGACATAATTTCCATGGGTTGTTTTGCAGTTGCAACGAAGAATACGACCCCGACTCCAGTGCTGTCATGCTGCAATGTGTGCTGGGAGCAGAGTGCAATGAGGACTGGTATCATGACTACTGTATCGTTGGCAAAGGAAAGGAAAAGCAGGGAGCCAAGCGAAAGGCCGACGAGGAAACCCTAGCTGACGGCATGCCGCCTTTGGACTCATTCGACGCCTTCATATGCTGGAAATGCGTTTCGAAGTATGACTATTATTTCCAGAAACTGATGTCTCATTCCCTCGCTGAAGAGGTTATTGCACATAGGATTCAACGTGGATCgttggaggagaaggatCTGTCTCGCAGCGATAAGAAGAGGCCAATCGATGACGTGACTGATGGAAGTATCGACTACTCGTTAACGCTCAAGCACGGCTACTCAAAACAGTTGGCTAAAATAAAGGAGACGCTGGACAAGAAAACGGATAAGCTCTATAAATTTCTGGACGATTTGGTTCCGTTTCTGGTGAACGATGATCCGGTTTACGAAGAACCGGAAGACACTGCAACAGGGGCCGATGACATGGtttctttgctgctgcagaGCAGTGTGCAAAGAGAACAGGCCGTCGCTGGTATATCGGCcttcaactctttgaagacaAGGCTGAGTGAGTATCTAAGACCATTTGCGGAGAGCGGTAGGGTGGTAAGTGGGGAGGACATTAATAACTTCTTCGAAGGAAACGAGAAAAAGTAG
- a CDS encoding NAD-dependent succinate-semialdehyde dehydrogenase, producing the protein MPAEALQMLRILSLQARRNLPLTGSRWFSSSFTDPDLFKNKAFIDGEWIEKAESFEVRNPSTQEVIGQISSCGSEDFQNAVNAATVAYDTFRHTTPEYRSQVLYNIYELATANQEDLARLITLETGKPFRNSLGEVAYSANTFKWFAEEANRLYGSVLSATSSVDRQMLHVKRPLGVIGVMTSWNSPNAVVARKLAPALAAGNACVIRPALETPLSALALGWLCEQAGLPAGVCNILPSKHKDAGKYLCSNPQVKKIVYSGSKELGRSLMMQCVNDNPTVKKFSMELSGNAPFIILEDADIDKALDDIIDFKFGQYAQTCANRIFAHRKIYEQFAARLTERIEEVFHLGDGFDKGVTHGPLINVEAVERISAFVGKAKQSGARVLTGGSRAEALGPLFYRPTVLADVDASMEIFHKEFYGPVASLIKFNDAEDAIRMASNVDLAPAGFLYTNDIKRAYLVATELKAKIVSINTCEISNCAISAAGTGNGISKYGLEEYTETKSIVLEP; encoded by the coding sequence ATGCCAGCTGAGGCATTGCAAATGCTTCGCATTTTATCTCTGCAAGCTAGAAGGAATCTCCCACTGACAGGATCAAGATGGTTCTCGAGCTCATTCACTGATCCGGATTTATTCAAGAACAAGGCCTTTATAGATGGAGAATGGATAGAGAAAGCTGAGTCCTTTGAGGTTAGAAATCCATCCACGCAAGAGGTTATCGGGCAGATCTCCAGTTGCGGGTCAGAAGACTTCCAGAATGCCGTCAATGCAGCTACGGTGGCCTACGACACGTTCCGTCATACCACTCCTGAGTACAGGTCGCAAGTGCTGTACAATATCTACGAGCTGGCCACCGCTAACCAGGAGGATCTGGCGCGATTGATTACCCTTGAAACGGGGAAGCCATTTCGTAATTCACTGGGAGAAGTGGCATACAGTGCTAACACGTTCAAGTGGTTCGCAGAAGAGGCCAACAGACTATATGGATCCGTTCTTTCGGCGACGTCTTCGGTAGATAGACAAATGCTGCATGTCAAGAGGCCCCTGGGAGTCATAGGAGTTATGACTTCCTGGAATTCCCCTAATGCTGTGGTCGCACGAAAGCTGGCACCAGCGCTGGCCGCTGGAAACGCATGTGTCATTCGACCAGCGCTTGAGACTCCGTTGAGTGCATTGGCTCTTGGTTGGTTATGTGAGCAAGCTGGCTTGCCTGCAGGCGTATGCAATATTCTGCCTTCAAAGCATAAAGATGCTGGAAAGTACCTCTGCAGTAATCCACAGGTTAAGAAGATAGTTTACTCGGGTTCCAAGGAACTAGGCAGATCCCTAATGATGCAGTGCGTAAATGATAACCCTACAGTGAAGAAGTTTTCGATGGAATTGAGCGGGAATGCGCCGTTTATAATCCTGGAGGATGCTGATATCGACAAGGCATTAGACGACATCATAGACTTCAAGTTTGGCCAGTATGCGCAAACCTGTGCTAATAGGATTTTCGCTCACAGGAAGATCTATGAGCAGTTTGCTGCAAGATTGACTGAACGCATAGAGGAAGTTTTCCATTTGGGAGACGGCTTTGACAAAGGTGTCACACATGGTCCACTGATCAACGTTGAGGCTGTCGAACGTATTTCTGCTTTTGTAGGGAAGGCAAAACAGAGTGGAGCTCGCGTTCTTACTGGAGGCTCAAGAGCAGAAGCCTTAGGTCCGCTGTTTTATAGACCCACAGTACTGGCCGACGTTGACGCTTCAATGGAAATATTTCATAAGGAGTTTTATGGACCTGTGGCCTCCTTGATTAAATTCAATGACGCTGAAGATGCAATCAGAATGGCATCTAATGTCGATTTAGCTCCGGCAGGATTTTTGTACACTAATGATATCAAAAGAGCCTATCTTGTGGCCACCGAGTTGAAAGCCAAGATTGTTAGTATAAACACCTGTGAAATCAGCAATTGTGCCATATCTGCCGCTGGAACGGGGAATGGCATTTCAAAATACGGTCTCGAAGAATACACGGAGACCAAATCGATTGTGTTAGAACCGTAG